In the Vitis vinifera cultivar Pinot Noir 40024 chromosome 2, ASM3070453v1 genome, one interval contains:
- the LOC100854621 gene encoding oleosin 1 has protein sequence MAHQDQPQKTQLSYQLIKTSTAATIGGSCMVLSGLTLAGTVIALVVATPLLVIFSPVLVPAAITVFLAASGLVASGGFGVSAVSVFLWLYKYVRGQHPVGADRLDRARDKLTGKAMEVKERAAEQIGTRGTQG, from the coding sequence ATGGCTCATCAAGACCAGCCTCAGAAAACCCAGCTTTCTTATCAGCTCATCAAGACCTCAACCGCAGCCACCATCGGCGGCTCCTGCATGGTTCTCTCCGGCCTCACCCTCGCCGGGACCGTGATCGCCCTGGTGGTGGCCACGCCGCTGCTGGTGATATTCAGCCCTGTGCTGGTGCCGGCGGCCATAACGGTGTTCTTAGCGGCAAGTGGGCTGGTGGCGTCGGGAGGATTTGGAGTGAGCGCAGTGTCGGTGTTTTTATGGCTATACAAATACGTAAGGGGACAGCACCCAGTTGGTGCAGACAGGCTGGATCGCGCACGAGACAAGCTGACGGGCAAGGCCATGGAGGTGAAGGAGCGGGCGGCAGAGCAGATTGGCACTAGAGGAACGCAGGGTTGA
- the LOC100244786 gene encoding ubiquitin carboxyl-terminal hydrolase 3, with product MATPDESSSAKKWLPLEANPDVMNQFLWGLGLSEDEAECYDVYGLDEELLAIVPKPVLAVLFLYPITTQSEEERILQDSTKRETSNKVYFMRQTVGNACGTIGLLHAIGNVTSEIKLVEGSFLNRFFKSTASMDPLERAAYLENDQEMEVSHSVAATAGDTEASTNADAHFICFSCVDGELYELDGRKSGAVSHGPSSPSTLLQDAAKVIQGIIQKNPDSINFNVIAISKKLEGPY from the exons aTGGCAACACCAGATGAAAGTTCTTCTGCTAAGAAGTGGCTTCCTCTCGAAGCTAACCCCGATGTTATGAACCAG TTCCTTTGGGGTCTTGGACTTTCGGAAGATGAAGCAGAGTGTTATGATGTTTATGGTCTGGATGAAGAACTCTTAGCAATTGTTCCAAAGCCTGTCCTTGCTGTGCTGTTTCTTTATCCCATTACTACACAG aGTGAAGAGGAGAGAATCCTGCAGGATAGTACAAAAAGG GAGACTAGCAATAAAGTTTACTTCATGAGACAAACTGTGGGGAATGCTTGTGGAACAATTGGACTTCTCCATGCTATTGGGAATGTCACTTCAGAGATTAAGCTTG TTGAGGGATCGTTCTTGAATAGGTTTTTCAAATCCACTGCAAGCATGGACCCACTAgag CGTGCAGCATACCTTGAGAATGACCAAGAAATGGAAGTTTCTCATTCGGTAGCAGCTACTGCTGGTGATACAGAG GCTTCAACTAATGCGGATGCTCATTTTATCTGCTTCTCATGTGTGGATG GAGAACTTTATGAACTTGATGGACGGAAGTCAGGAGCAGTATCACATGGTCCATCCTCGCCCAGTACCTTATTGCAG GATGCAGCCAAGGTCATACAGGGTATAATCCAAAAAAATCCGGACTCGATCAACTTCAATGTCATCGCAATTTCAAAGAAACTTGAGGGACCCTACTAA